TCGCGGTCATGGGGGCGCTGGCGGCCGTCGGCACCGGCACCCGGGACGTGGCCGGGGCCTACGTGCCGTTCTTCGTCCTGTGCTTCGTGTACGTCGGCGTGTTCCTGCCCTCCCGCACGGCGTACGGCCTGCTGCCCGTCGCGGTGCCGCTGTACCTCCTGTCCTCGGAGGGCCACGACTCCACCGTGGTCGTGCGCACGGTGGTCACCGCGTGCGTGTGGCTGCTCGTGGCCGAGCTGCTCGCGCAGCTGGCGCAGCGGCAGCGGGCCGCGGCCGACGTCCTCGTCCGCGACGCCCGCACCGACCCGCTCACCACCATCGGCAACCGCCGCGACCTGGAGGACCGCATGACGCGCCTGCGGCCCGGGGACACCGTCGTCGTCTGCGACCTCGACCACTTCAAGCAGCTCAACGACTCCCGCGGCCACGCCTTCGGCGACCAGGTGCTGCGCGAGTTCGGGGCGGTGCTCGCCGCCGGTCTGCGCCGGGACGACTACGCCGCCCGGTTCGGCGGTGAGGAGTTCGTCCTCCTGCTGCACGGGAGCGGGACCGCAGCGGCCGTGGACGTCGTCGAACGCCTGCGGCAGACCTGGTGCGAGGCCGGCGGGGCGACGACGTTCTCCGCCGGGTGCGCCACGCTCGACGACGTCACGAGCGCGGAGCGGGCGCTCGTCGCCGCGGACGCCGCGCTCTACGCGGCCAAGCGGGACGGGCGCGACCGCACCCGCAGCGCGGAGGCGGCCGACGGGTGGGGACCTAGGGTGGGGG
The sequence above is drawn from the Kineococcus mangrovi genome and encodes:
- a CDS encoding GGDEF domain-containing protein, producing MRVPARWLTGGPAVVAGRALLLVSGTLVALTAWLLSPGPTDQLVLAAAGVGALALLGVSSALPWDRWSPRAPLVFPLAVMGALAAVGTGTRDVAGAYVPFFVLCFVYVGVFLPSRTAYGLLPVAVPLYLLSSEGHDSTVVVRTVVTACVWLLVAELLAQLAQRQRAAADVLVRDARTDPLTTIGNRRDLEDRMTRLRPGDTVVVCDLDHFKQLNDSRGHAFGDQVLREFGAVLAAGLRRDDYAARFGGEEFVLLLHGSGTAAAVDVVERLRQTWCEAGGATTFSAGCATLDDVTSAERALVAADAALYAAKRDGRDRTRSAEAADGWGPRVGADSVRDLSHEF